The following proteins are co-located in the Siansivirga zeaxanthinifaciens CC-SAMT-1 genome:
- a CDS encoding GlmU family protein, giving the protein MNYILFDGPSRTNLLPFTFTRPVAEIRVGILTIREKWETFLDATTTTVTEDYLSDKFPMVEMDVNIMINASYLPNLELVEMIKDLKENEAIFKDEDVIAFYTKEAQEDINFDSYEAIEFNESIIKIENTWDIFSKNGEAIQDDFNLLTQGRTSKPIPSSNNVIAAENIFIEAGASLEFVTLNATNGPIYIGKNSEIMEGSIIRGPFALCENAIIKMGAKIYGPTTIGPQCKAGGEINNSVMFANSNKGHDGFLGNSVLGEWCNLGADTNNSNLKNNYAEVRLWDYDTEGFAKTGLQFCGLMMGDHSKCGINTMFNTGTVVGVSANIFGSGFPRNFVPSFSWGGSSGFTTYATKKAFEVAEVVMARRGLELTEQDKLILEHVFEETKKYRRY; this is encoded by the coding sequence ATGAATTATATCCTATTCGATGGTCCATCAAGAACTAATTTGTTGCCATTCACATTTACCCGTCCAGTTGCAGAAATACGAGTTGGAATATTAACGATTCGAGAAAAATGGGAAACGTTTTTAGATGCTACTACCACTACAGTTACCGAAGATTATTTGTCTGATAAGTTTCCTATGGTTGAAATGGATGTAAATATCATGATAAATGCATCATATTTACCAAATTTAGAATTGGTAGAAATGATAAAGGATTTAAAAGAAAATGAAGCCATTTTTAAAGATGAAGATGTCATTGCCTTTTACACCAAAGAAGCACAAGAAGATATTAATTTTGATAGTTATGAAGCTATAGAATTTAATGAATCTATTATAAAAATTGAAAATACCTGGGATATTTTTTCTAAAAATGGAGAAGCTATTCAAGACGATTTTAATCTGCTTACGCAAGGTAGAACATCGAAGCCTATACCATCAAGTAATAATGTTATTGCTGCCGAAAACATATTTATTGAAGCAGGTGCTTCTTTAGAATTTGTAACTCTTAACGCCACAAACGGTCCAATTTACATAGGTAAAAATTCTGAAATAATGGAAGGTTCCATAATTAGAGGGCCCTTCGCCTTATGTGAAAATGCTATTATTAAAATGGGAGCCAAAATTTATGGCCCAACAACTATAGGTCCGCAATGTAAAGCAGGTGGCGAAATTAATAATTCTGTTATGTTTGCCAATTCTAACAAGGGGCACGATGGATTTTTAGGAAATTCTGTTTTAGGTGAATGGTGTAATTTGGGAGCAGATACTAATAATTCAAATCTAAAAAATAATTATGCAGAAGTGCGTCTCTGGGATTATGACACAGAGGGGTTTGCTAAAACTGGTTTGCAATTTTGTGGATTAATGATGGGCGATCACAGTAAATGCGGAATTAATACCATGTTTAACACAGGTACCGTAGTGGGCGTAAGTGCAAATATTTTTGGTAGTGGTTTTCCAAGAAATTTTGTACCAAGTTTTAGTTGGGGAGGTAGTAGTGGTTTTACAACTTACGCAACCAAAAAAGCTTTTGAAGTGGCCGAAGTCGTTATGGCCAGACGGGGTTTAGAGCTCACAGAACAAGATAAGCTTATTCTAGAACACGTATTCGAAGAAACTAAAAAATACAGACGCTATTAA
- a CDS encoding TolB family protein has protein sequence MLKFLLCSTLLITSLSYAQSDLEKAVNLELNNEYPHFGLMVFESNKVLFTSYLIDKRGKLERQSGAPVLGVYEGALSSNGTISNVNLLQIDEAIQKNGITSAALSPNGEQLFITMRYSSKDMPKGTFNPDNFHIRVGEYVSEVGWTNFTVLPFCDPKYSYAHPAFSKDGKTMYFTSNIRGGKETTKGGSDIFKVDVLDNNTFSEPKNMGPNVNSYSKEMFPFVSHSGDLYLASNRPNGFGGFDIYKCKNNNKGGFGKAEKLPKPINSAQDDFGFIILNDEKTCFFTSKRTDGKGDDDIYKFIIN, from the coding sequence ATGCTGAAATTTTTACTGTGTAGTACACTACTTATAACGTCCTTAAGTTATGCTCAATCTGATTTAGAGAAGGCTGTTAATTTAGAATTAAATAACGAATACCCTCATTTTGGTTTGATGGTATTTGAATCAAATAAAGTGCTTTTTACGTCTTATTTAATAGATAAAAGAGGAAAACTTGAACGTCAAAGTGGAGCGCCCGTTTTAGGAGTTTATGAGGGTGCATTATCTTCTAATGGAACGATTTCCAATGTAAATCTTTTACAAATTGACGAAGCAATTCAGAAAAATGGTATTACCAGTGCGGCTTTGTCACCAAATGGAGAACAGTTATTTATAACCATGCGTTACTCAAGTAAAGACATGCCAAAAGGCACATTTAATCCAGATAATTTTCACATTCGGGTGGGGGAGTATGTATCTGAAGTTGGTTGGACAAATTTTACAGTTTTACCATTTTGTGATCCGAAGTATTCTTATGCTCATCCAGCTTTTAGTAAAGATGGTAAAACAATGTATTTTACTTCCAATATTAGAGGCGGAAAGGAGACAACTAAAGGTGGTTCCGATATTTTTAAAGTAGATGTTTTAGATAATAACACCTTTTCTGAACCTAAAAATATGGGGCCAAACGTTAATTCTTATAGTAAAGAAATGTTTCCGTTTGTAAGCCATTCGGGCGATTTATATTTGGCTTCCAACAGGCCTAATGGTTTTGGAGGCTTCGATATTTATAAATGTAAAAACAATAATAAAGGTGGTTTTGGAAAAGCCGAAAAATTACCAAAGCCAATTAACAGTGCACAAGACGATTTCGGATTTATAATTCTTAACGATGAAAAAACTTGCTTTTTTACATCCAAAAGAACCGATGGTAAAGGCGATGACGATATTTATAAATTTATTATTAATTAA